The Vespula vulgaris chromosome 17, iyVesVulg1.1, whole genome shotgun sequence genome includes a window with the following:
- the LOC127070242 gene encoding uncharacterized protein LOC127070242 isoform X2 produces the protein MLRASKDGTKLEVTSVNNEHNHEISEELFKNLPQERKLCGEIKQEVQDLMQLHIDRKRLKEYVRLRTNKILRSKDLFNIAAANKQKKDITPERAYQLFKKIHDIEKMQGVHGERKLYSESEDEIAQTIKRMKKEQESAWGQDGLSPELEVSEGNDGDDSYGGQLTQEEVVDEMDATEGKLLRTNNEGDIITTNGEIVGELVMEDGDPSVIVESIVNADGSVFVDERDFNTYCSNHLSHTVDDSQSPNSQVLDIDAITSSTNIEKMTKDPTSSHKIQNRSLTSQPQQTSKSANDFNETADSRIWIMKEATSMEAEVDSSPESETNGSKCAAIIKGDIDTNDVVLTDEASHQLLQEQLAVLRAERGKLHHETEMLKLKKDKLKLQINCYTNELKKQEMEKEKLRLEIKLLQSKVMEDSNDVSHYIFVP, from the exons ATGCTTAGAGCATCGAAAGATGGAACAAAATTGGAAGTAACTAGTGTTAATAACGAACATAATCACGAAATTTCAGAG GAATTATTCAAGAATTTGCcacaagagagaaaactttGTGGTGAAATCAAACAAGAAGTACAAGACCTCATGCAATTGCATATAGATcgtaaaagattaaaagaatatgTACGTTtacgtacgaataaaatattacgttcgaaagatttatttaatatagcTGCAGCtaataagcaaaaaaaagacattACGCCTGAAAGAgcatatcaattatttaaaaaaatacacgatattgaaaaaatgcAAGGTGTGCATggcgaaagaaaattatattccgAGTCAGAAGATGAAATTGcacaaacgataaaaagaatgaaaaaagaacaggagTCAGCTTGGGGTCAGGAT ggtCTATCACCTGAATTAGAAGTGAGTGAAGGAAATGATGGTGACGATTCGTATGGCGGTCAATTGACtcaagaagaagtagtagatGAAATGGATGCAACAGAGGGTAAATTGTTGAGAACAAATAATGAGGGTGatataataacaacaaatgGAGAGATAGTAGGAGAATTAGTAATGGAAGATGGAGATCCATCGGTAATAGTCGAGTCTATTGTCAACGCGGATGGTTCTGTTTTTGTTGATGAACGagattttaatacatattGCAGTAATCATTTGTCACATACGGTCGATGATAGTCAATCTCCTAATTCTCAAg ttTTAGATATAGATGCTATAACATCTTCAacaaatatagagaaaatgaCAAAAGATCCTACATCTAGtcataaaatacaaaatagatCCTTAACGTCGCAACCACAGCAAACATCGAAATCAGCCAATGATTTTAACGAAACTGCGGATTCGAGGATTTGGATTATGAAGGAGGCAACGTCTATGGAAGCAGAAGTAGATAGCAGTCCTGAAAGTGAAACAAATGGATCCAAATGTGCTGCTATTATAAAAGGAGATATCGATACCAACGATGTGGTATTAACGGATGAGGCTAGTCATCAATTGTTGCAAGAACAATTAGCTGTACTTCGTGCGGAAAGAGGAAAGTTACATCATGAGACTGAAATGttaaaacttaaaaaagacaaattaaaactacaaattaattgttatacaAATGAGTTAAAAAAGCaggagatggagaaagagaaattaagaTTGGAAATTAAATTACTTCAATCTAAAGTAATGGAAGATAGTAATGATGTGtctcattatatttttgtgcCTTGA
- the LOC127070242 gene encoding uncharacterized protein LOC127070242 isoform X1: MMDASSVEDNDVSFRLGEMFDSYEELEHKLEKFSKRSLVHYWRRDSRTVSGAHMKTARPISERLKYYSVKYACIYGGQKFLPRGAGRRQSQSIRTNCPAHIMLRASKDGTKLEVTSVNNEHNHEISEELFKNLPQERKLCGEIKQEVQDLMQLHIDRKRLKEYVRLRTNKILRSKDLFNIAAANKQKKDITPERAYQLFKKIHDIEKMQGVHGERKLYSESEDEIAQTIKRMKKEQESAWGQDGLSPELEVSEGNDGDDSYGGQLTQEEVVDEMDATEGKLLRTNNEGDIITTNGEIVGELVMEDGDPSVIVESIVNADGSVFVDERDFNTYCSNHLSHTVDDSQSPNSQVLDIDAITSSTNIEKMTKDPTSSHKIQNRSLTSQPQQTSKSANDFNETADSRIWIMKEATSMEAEVDSSPESETNGSKCAAIIKGDIDTNDVVLTDEASHQLLQEQLAVLRAERGKLHHETEMLKLKKDKLKLQINCYTNELKKQEMEKEKLRLEIKLLQSKVMEDSNDVSHYIFVP; encoded by the exons ATGATGGATGCAAGTTCTGTGGAGGATAATGATGTATCTTTTCGTTTGGGGGAGATGTTTGACAGTTACGAAGAGTTGGAACATAAATtggagaaattttcaaaacgtAGTCTTGTGCATTACTGGAGAAGAGACAGTAGAACAGTTAGCGGTGCTCATATGAAAACTGCAAGACCTATTAGCgaacgtttaaaatattattcggtGAAATACGCGTGCATCTATGGTGGTCAAAAGTTTCTTCCACGTGGTGCTGGCAGGAGACAATCTCA ATCAATTAGGACCAATTGTCCAGCACACATTATGCTTAGAGCATCGAAAGATGGAACAAAATTGGAAGTAACTAGTGTTAATAACGAACATAATCACGAAATTTCAGAG GAATTATTCAAGAATTTGCcacaagagagaaaactttGTGGTGAAATCAAACAAGAAGTACAAGACCTCATGCAATTGCATATAGATcgtaaaagattaaaagaatatgTACGTTtacgtacgaataaaatattacgttcgaaagatttatttaatatagcTGCAGCtaataagcaaaaaaaagacattACGCCTGAAAGAgcatatcaattatttaaaaaaatacacgatattgaaaaaatgcAAGGTGTGCATggcgaaagaaaattatattccgAGTCAGAAGATGAAATTGcacaaacgataaaaagaatgaaaaaagaacaggagTCAGCTTGGGGTCAGGAT ggtCTATCACCTGAATTAGAAGTGAGTGAAGGAAATGATGGTGACGATTCGTATGGCGGTCAATTGACtcaagaagaagtagtagatGAAATGGATGCAACAGAGGGTAAATTGTTGAGAACAAATAATGAGGGTGatataataacaacaaatgGAGAGATAGTAGGAGAATTAGTAATGGAAGATGGAGATCCATCGGTAATAGTCGAGTCTATTGTCAACGCGGATGGTTCTGTTTTTGTTGATGAACGagattttaatacatattGCAGTAATCATTTGTCACATACGGTCGATGATAGTCAATCTCCTAATTCTCAAg ttTTAGATATAGATGCTATAACATCTTCAacaaatatagagaaaatgaCAAAAGATCCTACATCTAGtcataaaatacaaaatagatCCTTAACGTCGCAACCACAGCAAACATCGAAATCAGCCAATGATTTTAACGAAACTGCGGATTCGAGGATTTGGATTATGAAGGAGGCAACGTCTATGGAAGCAGAAGTAGATAGCAGTCCTGAAAGTGAAACAAATGGATCCAAATGTGCTGCTATTATAAAAGGAGATATCGATACCAACGATGTGGTATTAACGGATGAGGCTAGTCATCAATTGTTGCAAGAACAATTAGCTGTACTTCGTGCGGAAAGAGGAAAGTTACATCATGAGACTGAAATGttaaaacttaaaaaagacaaattaaaactacaaattaattgttatacaAATGAGTTAAAAAAGCaggagatggagaaagagaaattaagaTTGGAAATTAAATTACTTCAATCTAAAGTAATGGAAGATAGTAATGATGTGtctcattatatttttgtgcCTTGA
- the LOC127070240 gene encoding FK506-binding protein 15, whose product MNADDQLPNIEKIFKNEDEDFVPGAGSNLAAIFGNYTKDQDISCVIKQPGQKKSSNKRNSLSTPSSTKTEVIIAKAIHAYKLQNGQYISIGKLGIALTGNVSARIYQIILYKTKQEYVSIVTITRKFTYTVQINNYSTYYDDNNENWSILFESNDACIEFAREIGIAKYFSKEDKIDNVIYQDLTAVTKEKVTKEGSSVSMKYFISTDIVQPCKINYSSLQTMTVNISMDDSWEKTLVGISKELKRILFLPPSKQISLGPGFPKDKDILMEIEVTNIQDSEEQYSLSKPTVSGKASLLSRMAKMGQSILPKMQTSTTTDSEDTEDDSPQKSPRQKKTESLEVSLQKKHMTQETSGSITQSTCKVTKSKNNVPSTNPIISKPLIPTAAFTSPWPASQLQSNYITSNGQMYSLQPQPVTQAVSTVIDPSLNMLLSETRMANAELRMGMSKIADNVQKVLDKFHILELQNASSTKDATMEDTLKLLLTMNTSQSGAKNKELLNTTDVEKDVCCEHLSDLSKIRKEIVELENEVKYLKESLLKSVEFAKTLEEEKVSLSSINKELNDKIKVLEISLSNKNDELFTKLEDIEKYKKSQNEYERDNAELKNKISELAAKVDSAMTGINMKENKNKEIKYIMNKTYLTLMETFTNDSYSSDHIKAVVANTIKNITLQVLQEVPERNIIETGTESRKALKNIQDNDEQSSKFLNNPNSVIPVEQNEPPPIPPMDKELDNAIY is encoded by the exons aTGAATGCGGACGATCAATTGCcaaatatcgagaaaatatttaagaatgaagatgaagatttTGTACCTGGAGCCgg atCTAACTTAGCTGCTATTTTTGGAAATTATACAAAAGATCAAGATATATCCTGTGTAATAAAACAGCCAGGTCAAAAAAAATCTAGTAACAAGCGTAACAGTTTATCTACTCCTTCCTCTACTAAAACAGAAGTTATTATTGCGAAAGCTATTCATGCTTATAAATT GCAAAATGgacaatatatttctattggtAAACTTGGAATAGCGTTAACAGGGAATGTTTCTGCtagaatatatcaaataattttatataaaaccaAACAAGAATATGTCTCAATAGTTACCATAACGAGAAAGTTTACATATACCgttcaaattaataattattccacTTATTATGATGACAATAATGAAAATTGGTCAATCTTATTTGAAAGTAATGATGCTTGTATCGAATTTGCAAGAGAAATAGGTATagctaaatatttttcaaaggaaGACAAAATAGATAATGTAATCTATCAAGATTTAACAGCTGTtactaaagaaaaagttacaaAAGAAGGATCCAGTGtatctatgaaatattttattagtacaGATATTGTGCAGccatgtaaaataaattattcgtcgTTACAAACAATGACGGTAAATATATCAATGGACGATAGTTGGGAAAAAACTCTTGTAGGAATTagtaaagaattaaaaaggattttatttttacctcCTAGTAAACAG ATCAGTTTAGGTCCAGGTTTTccaaaagataaagatattttgATGGAGATAGAAGTAACGAATATACAAGACTCAGAAGAACAATACTCTTTGTCTAAACCTACAGTATCTGGCAAAGCTTCATTGCTTTCAAGAATGGCTAAAATGGGTCAATCGATTCTTCCAAAGATGCAGACATCGACAACTACAGATTCTGAAGATACAGAG GATGACTCACCACAAAAATCACCACGacagaaaaag ACAGAATCATTAGAAGTGTCATTACAAAAAAAACATATGACACAGGAAACATCTGGGAGTATAACACAAAGTACTTGCAAAGTaacgaaatcgaaaaataacgTGCCTTCGACAAACCCCATTATCTCTAAACCATTAATTCCTACTGCCGCGTTTACATCTCCATGGCCTGCTTCACAACTACAA TCAAATTATATAACATCAAATGGTCAAATGTATTCCTTACAACCACAGCCTGTAACCCAAGCTGTATCTACTGTAATTGACCCAAGTTTAAATATGCTTTTGTCAGAAACTAGAATGGCAAATGCCGAGCTCAGAATGGGAATGTCCAAAATAGCTGATAATGTACAAAAAGTACTTGATAAG TTCCATATTTTGGAATTACAAAATGCATCTTCAACGAAAGATGCAACAATGGAAGATaccttgaaattattattaactatgaATACATCACAAAGTGGTGctaaaaacaaagaattattaaacacAACAGATGTCGAAAAAGATGTTTGTTGTGAACATTTATCTGATTTATccaaaataaggaaagaaattgttgaattagaaaatgaagtaaaatatttaaagg AGTCATTATTGAAAAGTGTAGAATTTGCTAAGACattagaggaagagaaagtaTCTTTATCCAgtattaataaagaattaaatgataaaattaaagttCTTGAAATATCATtgagtaataaaaatgatgaattatttacaaaattggAAGATATAGAAAAGTACAAAAAGTCCCAAAACGAATATGAAAGAGACAATGCAGaactgaaaaataaaatttccgaACTTGCTGCAAAAGTTGATAGTGCTATGACTGGAATTAATATG aaagaaaacaaaaataaagaaatcaagTATATTATGAACAAGACTTATCTTACTTTAATGGAAACATTTACGAATGATTCATATAGCAGTGATCATATAAAAGCAGTTGTAGCCAATACAATAAAG AACATTACATTGCAAGTTTTACAAGAGGTTcctgaaagaaatataatagaaacagGAACGGAATCAAGAAAGGCCTTGAAAAATATCCAGGATAACGATGAACAATCAAGCAAATTCTTAAATAATCCAAATTCG GTTATACCAGTCGAACAAAATGAACCACCACCTATCCCACCAATGGATAAAGAATTGGACAATGCTATCTATTAA
- the LOC127069950 gene encoding peptidoglycan recognition protein 3-like: protein MTRSILIFNIILIIFQLQNDLVLGAPLNETMYRLNTTGCPRIVTREEWKARKPLGEQQLERTPTPYVVIHHGGIRQYCYDQEACSKIVRSYQNLHIDDRGWFDLGYNFVIGEDGNVYEGRGWNKVGAHAPGYNFQSIGICIIGDFMDFLPNDAALRALNSLISCGISLGKIHHDYNVIGHRQARSTLCPGDTFYKYVMTLPHWTSHPIPDRVQITTEAPSQVPKGNDPNNDYNIDKVILDLLNFYRRTPNIISRQQWGARPPKTTIPALKINPVPYVVIHHSDTVGCNTQAICQARVRSFQNNHMNTKKWDDIGYNFLVGEDGNVYEGRGWGKHGSHSVQYNAKSIGICLIGKFTNTVPNSASVRATQNLIAYGVANNKIKSDYKLLGHRQTAQTSCPGNALYNLIKTWAHWSEKP from the exons ATGACAAGAAGTATCCTTATTTTCAACATTATCCTCATCATTTTTCAATTACAAAATGATTTGGTCCTTGGCGCGCCGCTAAACGAGACGATGTATCGTCTCAATACTACTG GTTGTCCAAGGATTGTCACAAGAGAGGAATGGAAAGCTCGTAAACCGTTGGGCGAGCAACAACTCGAACGTACACCAACGCCTTATGTCGTGATCCACCATGGTGGAATTCGTCAATATTGTTACGATCAGGAAGCCTGCAGCAAGATAGTCAGATCTTATCAGAATCTGCATATCGACGATCGTGGTTGGTTCGACCTTGGTTATAATTTCGTTATAGGCGAAGATGGTAACGTGTACGAAGGCCGTGGATGGAATAAAGTTGGTGCACACGCGCCtggatataattttcaaagtaTCGGTATTTGCATCATAGGAGATTTTATGG ATTTTCTTCCAAATGACGCGGCCCTTCGTGCCTTAAATTCTCTCATTTCTTGTGGCATCTCTCTTGGAAAAATACATCATGATTATAACGTTATCGGACATCGGCAAGCACGTAGTACACTTTGTCCAGGAGATACATTTTACAAATACGTTATGACACTTCCTCATTGGACATCTCATCCCATACCCGACAGAGTACAAATTACAACGGAAGCTCCATCACAGGTACCAAAAGGAAACGACCCGAATAACGATTACAATATCGATAAAGTTATATTAGATTTA TTGAATTTTTATCGCA gAACACCTAATATCATTTCGAGACAACAATGGGGAGCTAGACCGCCGAAAACTACTATACCTGCTCTTAAAATTAATCCAGTTCCTTACGTTGTTATTCATCATTCGGATACAGTTGGTTGTAACACTCAAGCAATTTGTCAGGCTAGAGTTAGAAGTTTTCAG AATAATCATATGAACACGAAAAAATGGGACGACATCGGCTACAATTTTTTGGTCGGTGAAGATGGTAATGTCTACGAAGGTCGTGGCTGGGGTAAACATGGCTCACATTCGGTCCAGTACAATGCCAAAAGTATCGGTATTTGCCTCATTGGTAAATTTACAA ATACCGTACCAAATTCAGCGAGCGTTCGAGCAACACAGAATTTGATAGCTTACGGAGTAGCTAACAACAAAATCAAGTCCGATTACAAACTTCTTGGCCATCGACAAACCGCTCAAACTAGTTGTCCTGGAAATGCTTTATACAATTTGATTAAAACATGGGCTCACTGGTCCGAGAAACCATAA